In Flavobacterium okayamense, a single window of DNA contains:
- a CDS encoding Ppx/GppA phosphatase family protein, with the protein MISIKKYAAIDIGSNAMRLLVTNIVEQQGKPTQFNKSSLVRVPIRLGQDAFTVGDISEENINRMVDAMKAFNLLMKVHKVEKYKACATSAMREANNGLDIVNLIKKKADIKIDIIDGKKEASIIASSDLKQFINSDRTYLYVDVGGGSTEFSLFSEGKIVASKSFKNGTVRLLNNMVSDIVWTEIEKWIKVTVEPYDEITLIGSGGNINKLFKLSEKHQDKPLSYVYINSQYQKLNSLSYEERVAELGLNPDRADVIIPATRIYLNAMKWSGARQIFVPKIGLSDGIVKAMYFGRI; encoded by the coding sequence ATGATTTCTATTAAAAAATATGCAGCTATCGATATTGGTTCAAATGCCATGCGTTTGTTAGTTACAAATATTGTAGAGCAGCAAGGTAAACCAACTCAGTTTAACAAAAGTTCGCTAGTTCGTGTTCCAATTCGGCTTGGTCAAGATGCGTTTACTGTAGGTGATATTTCTGAAGAGAATATTAATCGAATGGTCGATGCTATGAAAGCATTTAATCTTTTGATGAAAGTTCACAAAGTAGAAAAATATAAAGCTTGTGCAACTTCAGCGATGAGAGAAGCTAATAATGGTTTAGACATTGTAAACTTGATAAAAAAGAAAGCTGATATAAAAATTGATATTATTGATGGAAAAAAAGAAGCTTCAATAATTGCTTCTTCAGATTTAAAACAATTTATTAATTCAGATAGAACTTATTTATATGTTGACGTAGGTGGAGGAAGTACTGAATTTTCTTTATTTTCTGAAGGAAAGATAGTTGCTTCAAAATCTTTCAAAAATGGAACTGTTCGTTTGCTTAACAATATGGTTTCAGATATAGTATGGACAGAAATCGAAAAATGGATAAAAGTTACAGTAGAACCTTATGATGAAATAACTCTAATTGGTTCAGGAGGAAATATCAATAAGCTTTTTAAATTATCTGAAAAACATCAAGATAAACCACTTTCATACGTTTATATAAATTCACAATACCAAAAACTAAATAGTTTGAGTTATGAAGAGCGTGTTGCAGAATTAGGATTAAATCCAGATCGTGCCGATGTAATTATACCAGCGACTCGTATATATTTAAATGCAATGAAGTGGAGTGGTGCTAGGCAAATTTTTGTTCCTAAAATTGGTTTGTCAGATGGAATTGTGAAAGCAATGTATTTCGGAAGGATTTAA